In the Hordeum vulgare subsp. vulgare chromosome 7H, MorexV3_pseudomolecules_assembly, whole genome shotgun sequence genome, one interval contains:
- the LOC123409133 gene encoding subtilisin-like protease SBT1.8, translating into MEAHAHLLLCVLVLLAGHSLSNASGDTDVSSSGGTTATYIVFMDPAAMPAAHPSPAHWHAAHLQSLSIDPARHLLYSYSVAAHGFAAALLPHHLALLRDSPGVLQVVPDTVFQLHTTRTPEFLGLLSPAYQPAIRNLDAASHDVVIGVLDTGVWPESPSFAGGDLPPPPAHWKGVCEAGVDFPASACGRKLVGARSFSRGFRAANGGRGGMGVGRRSARDRDGHGTHTATTAAGAAVANASLFGYATGTARGMAPGARVAAYKVCWPEGCLGSDILAGIDSAVADGVGVLSLSLGGGAAPYYRDTVAVGAFGAAAAGVFVACSAGNSGPSGATVANSAPWVTTVGAGTLDRDFPAYVTLPSGARLAGVSLYAQSGRPVMLPLVYGGSRDNASKLCLSGTLNPASVRGKIVLCDRGVNARVEKGAVVKAAGGAGMVLANTAASGEELVADSHLLPAVAVGKSTGDKIRDYAQSGGRPMAMLSFGGTALGIRPSPVVAAFSSRGPNTVVPDILKPDMIGPGVNILAGWSGVKGPTGLAKDSRRTSFNIISGTSMSCPHISGLAALLKAAHPNWSPAAIKSALMTTTYTMDNTNSSLRDAAGSSPATPFGFGAGHVDPQKALSPGLVYDISTNDYAAFLCSLDYSATHIRVITKMSNVSCPPRSRPGDLNYPSFSVVFRKKARHAVRYRRELTNVGPAMAVYDVKVSGPASVGVTVTPAKLVFKKVGQKQRYYVTFESKAAGAGRAKPDFGWISWVSDEHVVRSPVAYTWKM; encoded by the exons ATGGAGGCGCACGCTCACCTGTTGCTGTGCGTCCTCGTTCTCCTTGCAGGCCACTCGCTCTCCAATGCCAGTGGCGACACCGACGTCTCGAGCAGCGGCGGCACGACGGCGACCTACATCGTGTTCATGGACCCGGCGGCCATGCCGGCGGCGCACCCATCCCCGGCTCATTGGCACGCGGCGCACCTCCAGTCCCTGTCCATCGACCCGGCGCGCCACCTGCTCTACTCCTACTCCGTCGCTGCGCACGGTTTCGCGGCGGCGCTGCTCCCGCACCACCTGGCGCTCCTCCGCGACAGCCCGGGCGTGCTGCAGGTCGTGCCGGACACCGTGTTCCAGCTCCACACCACGCGCACCCCGGAGTTCTTGGGACTGCTCTCCCCGGCGTACCAGCCGGCCATCCGCAACCTGGACGCGGCCTCGCACGACGTGGTCATAGGGGTTCTTGACACCGGCGTCTGGCCGGAGTCGCCGAGCTTCGCGGGCGGCGACCTCCCGCCCCCACCCGCGCATTGGAAGGGCGTGTGCGAGGCCGGCGTGGACTTCCCGGCGAGCGCATGCGGGAGGAAGCTCGTAGGCGCGCGGAGCTTCTCTCGGGGCTTCCGCGCCGCGAACGGCGGCCGCGGCGGAATGGGCGTGGGGAGGCGGTCTGCGCGGGAcagggacgggcacgggacgcacACGGCGACGACTGCCGCGGGCGCCGCGGTGGCCAACGCGAGCCTGTTCGGGTACGCCACAGGGACGGCACGCGGAATGGCGCCCGGGGCTCGCGTGGCGGCGTACAAGGTGTGCTGGCCGGAGGGGTGCCTCGGCTCTGACATTCTGGCTGGCATTGACTCCGCCGTGGCCGACGGCGTGGGCGTCCTATCCCTGTCGCTCGGTGGCGGCGCGGCGCCGTACTACCGGGACACCGTGGCAGTCGGCGCCTTCGGTGCCGCGGCGGCCGGCGTGTTCGTGGCCTGCTCAGCAGGCAACTCCGGCCCGTCCGGCGCCACGGTCGCGAACTCCGCGCCGTGGGTGACCACCGTCGGCGCGGGCACGCTGGACCGCGACTTCCCTGCCTACGTCACGCTCCCATCCGGCGCGCGTCTGGCCGGGGTGTCCCTCTACGCCCAATCCGGCCGCCCCGTCATGCTCCCTCTCGTCTACGGTGGCAGCCGCGACAACGCGAGCAAGCTCTGTCTGTCGGGCACGCTCAACCCGGCCTCCGTGCGCGGCAAGATTGTGCTGTGCGACCGCGGCGTGAACGCGCGCGTGGAGAAGGGCGCCGTCGTCAAGGCCGCCGGCGGCGCCGGGATGGTGCTGGCGAACACGGCAGCGAGCGGGGAGGAGCTCGTGGCGGACAGCCACCTCCTCCCGGCCGTGGCGGTGGGGAAGTCGACCGGTGACAAGATACGGGACTACGCCCAAAGCGGTGGCCGGCCGATGGCAATGCTGAGCTTCGGCGGCACGGCCCTCGGCATCCGGCCGTCGCCCGTCGTGGCGGCGTTCAGCTCCCGCGGGCCCAACACAGTCGTGCCCGACATCCTGAAGCCGGACATGATAGGTCCGGGCGTGAACATCCTGGCCGGGTGGTCCGGCGTCAAAGGGCCGACAGGGCTCGCCAAGGACAGCCGCCGGACTAGCTTCAACATCATCTCCG GGACATCGATGTCGTGCCCACACATCAGCGGACTCGCCGCGCTGCTCAAGGCGGCGCACCCAAACTGGAGCCCTGCGGCCATCAAGTCGGCGCTGATGACCACCACATACACCATGGACAACACCAACTCCTCGCTCCGGGACGCCGCCGGGAGCTCACCGGCGACCCCGTTCGGCTTCGGCGCAGGCCATGTCGACCCACAGAAGGCGCTCTCCCCGGGCCTCGTGTACGACATCTCCACCAACGACTACGCCGCCTTCCTCTGCTCCCTGGACTACAGCGCGACCCACATCCGGGTGATCACCAAGATGTCCAACGTCTCGTGCCCGCCGAGGTCCCGCCCCGGCGACCTCAACTACCCGTCCTTCTCGGTCGTGTTCAGGAAGAAGGCGAGGCACGCCGTGAGGTACAGGAGGGAGCTCACCAACGTCGGCCCGGCAATGGCCGTCTACGACGTGAAGGTGAGCGGCCCTGCGTCCGTCGGCGTCACGGTGACGCCGGCGAAGCTCGTGTTCAAGAAGGTGGGGCAGAAGCAGAGGTACTATGTCACCTTCGAATCCAAGGCCGCCGGCGCGGGCCGCGCCAAGCCGGACTTCGGGTGGATATCATGGGTGAGTGACGAGCATGTCGTCCGCAGCCCGGTCGCCTACACATGGAAGATGTGA